The proteins below are encoded in one region of uncultured Eubacteriales bacterium:
- the cysS gene encoding Cysteine--tRNA ligase yields MKLYNSLSHEKEDFVPHEAGKVKMYTCGPTVYHFAHIGNLRSYIMEDVLEKFLGYEGYDVKRVMNITDVGHLASDADEGEDKMVKGAQREHKSVMEIAQFYTDAFFADCKKLNIRRPEVVQPATGMIEEYIKTTQRLIDKGYAYQAGGNIYFDTSKLEQYYVFNAHEEEDLAVGVREGVEEDPNKRSKADFVLWFTRSKFEDQALKWDSPWGLGYPGWHIECSCISMKYLGEYLDIHCGGIDNAFPHHTNEIAQSEAYLGHPWCKYWFHVHHLNTTGGKMSKSKGEFLTVSLLEEKGYDPLVYRLFCLQSHYRKSLVFSWETLDNAKAAYEKLICRIAALGEDGAVDEAAVAQYKAAFIESVGNDLNTSLGVTALYDVLKAGVNDVTKRSILASYDTVLGLGLLDRAAGLKDRECAQAAPAEGDGEIDALVAERTAAKKAKNFAEADRIRDELKAMGVEITDTPEGPKWKRLS; encoded by the coding sequence ATGAAGCTATATAATTCCCTCTCTCATGAAAAGGAGGACTTCGTGCCCCACGAGGCGGGCAAGGTGAAGATGTACACCTGCGGACCCACGGTTTATCACTTCGCCCACATCGGGAACCTGCGCAGCTACATCATGGAGGATGTGCTGGAAAAGTTTCTTGGCTACGAGGGGTACGACGTAAAGCGGGTGATGAACATCACCGACGTCGGGCACTTGGCCTCTGACGCCGACGAAGGCGAGGACAAGATGGTCAAGGGCGCCCAGCGGGAGCACAAGAGTGTCATGGAGATCGCCCAATTCTACACCGATGCCTTCTTTGCCGACTGCAAGAAACTGAATATCAGGCGGCCCGAGGTGGTGCAGCCCGCTACCGGGATGATAGAGGAGTATATCAAGACCACCCAGCGCCTCATCGACAAGGGTTACGCCTATCAGGCGGGGGGGAACATCTACTTCGACACCTCCAAGCTGGAGCAGTACTACGTCTTCAACGCCCACGAGGAGGAGGACTTGGCCGTGGGCGTACGCGAGGGTGTTGAGGAGGACCCCAACAAGCGCAGCAAGGCCGACTTTGTTTTGTGGTTCACCAGGAGCAAGTTTGAGGACCAGGCCCTCAAATGGGACTCCCCCTGGGGTCTTGGCTACCCCGGCTGGCATATTGAGTGCTCCTGCATCTCCATGAAGTATCTGGGTGAGTATTTGGACATCCACTGCGGCGGCATCGACAACGCCTTCCCCCATCATACCAATGAGATCGCCCAGAGCGAGGCTTACCTCGGCCACCCCTGGTGTAAATACTGGTTCCATGTCCACCATCTCAATACCACGGGAGGGAAGATGAGCAAGTCCAAGGGAGAGTTTTTGACAGTCTCCCTCCTCGAGGAGAAGGGGTACGACCCGCTGGTGTACCGGCTCTTCTGCCTCCAGTCCCACTACCGCAAGAGTTTGGTGTTCTCCTGGGAGACCCTCGATAACGCCAAGGCGGCGTACGAGAAACTGATCTGCCGCATTGCCGCTCTGGGCGAGGACGGCGCGGTGGACGAGGCGGCTGTCGCGCAGTATAAGGCCGCCTTTATCGAGAGCGTGGGCAACGACCTCAACACCTCCCTCGGCGTGACGGCCCTCTACGATGTGCTCAAGGCCGGCGTAAACGACGTCACGAAGCGCTCCATCCTCGCCAGCTACGATACTGTTCTGGGACTGGGACTGCTGGACCGGGCCGCCGGCCTGAAGGACCGGGAATGTGCCCAGGCCGCGCCCGCTGAGGGCGACGGAGAGATCGACGCCCTGGTAGCGGAGCGCACTGCCGCTAAGAAGGCCAAGAATTTCGCGGAGGCCGACCGCATCCGTGACGAGCTGAAGGCCATGGGCGTCGAGATTACCGATACCCCCGAGGGCCCAAAGTGGAAACGCCTGTCCTGA
- a CDS encoding ABC transporter, permease/ATP-binding protein: MPQGKERKTFMLKILMKSIREYKKSSLLAPFFVALEVVMETLIPLLMARLIDEGIDKGNMEKIWMYGVILVVMAMLALLLGALSGHFAAIASAGYAKNLRRDMYYKVQDFSFTNIDRFSASSIVTRLTTDVANVQNAYQMIIRVAVRAPFMIVCALFFSISLSPQLSTVFLFAIPILGIGLWYIMTHAHPIFERVFKTYDKLNNVVRENLRGIRVVKSFVREDHEVGKFSAVSTSIYQDFTKAEKILAFNSPLMQFSVYGCMVLISWFGARLVVGGNLSTGDLTSFFTYTFQILMNLMMLSMVFVMIVLARASSERIVEVLTEESDLHDPENPVETVADGSIVFENVRFRYSAEAERDSLSDVNLAIRSGDTIGILGGTGSAKSSLVQLIPRLYDATEGRVLVGGRDVRDYGLEALREQVAMVLQKNVLFSGTIKENLRWGNESATDEELVHACKLAQADGFIREFPDGYDTYIEQGGANVSGGQKQRLCIARALLKKPKILILDDSTSAVDTATDAAIRKAFREEIPTTTKIIIAQRVSSVQDADKIIVMNNGRVDSVGTHEELLASNPIYKEVFESQTKGGSSDE, from the coding sequence ATGCCACAAGGAAAGGAAAGAAAGACGTTTATGCTTAAAATTTTGATGAAGAGCATCCGGGAGTATAAAAAGAGCTCCCTGCTCGCACCGTTTTTTGTCGCGCTGGAGGTGGTGATGGAGACATTGATCCCCCTCCTGATGGCACGGCTCATCGACGAGGGCATCGATAAGGGCAACATGGAGAAGATATGGATGTACGGCGTCATCCTGGTGGTGATGGCGATGCTGGCCCTCCTGCTGGGGGCCCTGTCCGGGCACTTCGCCGCCATCGCCTCGGCGGGGTACGCCAAGAATCTGCGCCGGGACATGTACTATAAGGTGCAGGACTTCTCCTTCACCAATATCGACAGATTCTCGGCCTCCAGTATCGTGACCCGGCTGACTACCGACGTAGCAAACGTACAGAACGCGTATCAGATGATCATCCGGGTGGCGGTACGCGCCCCCTTTATGATCGTCTGTGCGCTCTTCTTTTCCATTTCTCTGAGCCCCCAGCTCTCCACCGTGTTCCTTTTTGCCATTCCGATTCTGGGGATTGGCCTGTGGTACATCATGACTCATGCCCACCCCATCTTCGAGCGGGTGTTTAAGACCTACGACAAGCTCAACAACGTCGTGAGGGAGAATCTGCGGGGGATCCGGGTGGTGAAGAGCTTTGTCCGCGAGGACCATGAGGTGGGAAAATTCTCCGCGGTGTCCACCTCCATCTACCAGGACTTTACCAAGGCCGAGAAGATTTTGGCCTTCAACTCGCCCCTGATGCAGTTTTCGGTGTACGGGTGCATGGTGCTCATCTCCTGGTTTGGCGCGCGGCTGGTGGTGGGCGGAAACCTCTCCACCGGCGACCTGACCAGCTTTTTCACCTACACCTTTCAAATTCTCATGAACCTGATGATGCTGTCCATGGTCTTCGTCATGATCGTTCTGGCCCGCGCCTCCTCCGAGCGTATCGTGGAGGTCCTCACCGAGGAGAGCGACCTCCACGATCCTGAGAACCCCGTCGAGACTGTGGCCGACGGCAGCATCGTCTTTGAGAATGTGCGTTTTCGTTATAGCGCCGAGGCCGAGCGGGACTCTCTCAGCGACGTGAATCTGGCCATCAGGTCGGGCGATACCATAGGCATCCTGGGCGGTACCGGCTCAGCCAAATCCAGCCTCGTCCAGCTCATCCCCCGCCTTTACGACGCCACCGAGGGCCGTGTTCTGGTGGGCGGCCGGGACGTGAGGGATTATGGATTGGAGGCCCTGCGAGAGCAGGTGGCCATGGTGCTGCAGAAAAACGTTCTCTTCTCGGGCACCATCAAGGAAAACCTGAGGTGGGGAAACGAGTCGGCCACCGATGAGGAGCTGGTCCACGCCTGCAAGCTGGCCCAGGCCGACGGGTTTATCCGTGAGTTCCCCGATGGGTATGACACCTACATTGAGCAGGGGGGCGCCAACGTCTCGGGCGGGCAGAAACAACGCCTGTGCATCGCCCGGGCGCTGCTGAAAAAGCCGAAGATCCTGATTCTGGACGACTCCACCTCTGCCGTGGACACCGCCACCGACGCGGCTATCCGCAAGGCATTCCGGGAGGAGATCCCCACCACTACCAAGATCATCATCGCCCAGCGGGTGAGCTCGGTGCAGGATGCTGATAAGATCATCGTGATGAATAACGGACGCGTCGACTCCGTTGGCACCCACGAGGAGCTACTGGCGTCCAATCCCATTTACAAGGAAGTATTCGAGTCTCAGACGAAGGGAGGGAGCAGCGATGAATAA
- the recX gene encoding Regulatory protein RecX, giving the protein MRIARLVPSSKVQGRWLCHMEDGSILRVGENEVLAFSLYSGMDLDESTAADLAAAARKGALREKALNLISARPMSRKELLEKLTPRRRWEEEEERTPEEGEAEDAAAQVADWLEDLGYLNDAEYAKSVARHYSAKGYGQGKIQDELWKRGVPREYWDEAKESAQPPDAGIDAFLRQKLKGRPPDHKELKRASDALARRGYRWNEIKEGLRRYGAEIEEE; this is encoded by the coding sequence ATGAGAATCGCCAGGCTGGTCCCGTCTTCCAAGGTGCAGGGCCGCTGGCTCTGCCACATGGAAGACGGCTCCATCCTCCGGGTGGGGGAGAACGAGGTTCTGGCGTTTAGCCTTTATTCCGGCATGGACCTAGACGAGAGTACCGCCGCCGACCTCGCCGCCGCCGCCCGGAAAGGCGCCCTGCGGGAGAAGGCCTTAAACCTTATCTCAGCCCGACCCATGTCACGTAAGGAGCTCCTCGAGAAACTTACCCCCCGCAGGCGGTGGGAGGAAGAGGAGGAGCGTACGCCGGAGGAGGGGGAGGCCGAAGATGCCGCCGCCCAAGTGGCCGATTGGCTGGAGGATCTAGGCTACCTCAATGACGCCGAGTACGCCAAGAGCGTGGCCCGGCACTACTCTGCCAAGGGCTACGGCCAGGGCAAGATTCAGGACGAGCTGTGGAAACGGGGCGTGCCCCGGGAGTACTGGGATGAGGCCAAGGAGTCGGCCCAGCCGCCGGACGCGGGTATCGACGCCTTTCTCCGCCAAAAGCTGAAGGGGAGACCACCCGATCACAAGGAGCTCAAGCGCGCCTCCGACGCGCTGGCCCGCCGGGGCTATCGGTGGAACGAAATTAAGGAGGGCCTGCGCCGCTACGGCGCGGAGATCGAAGAGGAATAA
- the pgsA gene encoding CDP-diacylglycerol--glycerol-3-phosphate 3-phosphatidyltransferase: protein MNTPNKLTMLRVLLIPVFLVVLYLGFSGSTYVALVIFILASITDFVDGHIARSRNLVTDFGKFMDPLADKLLVMAALVWFVALGRFPAWALLIVIAREFAVTALRLVAVEGGKVIAAGWSGKVKTASTMVGICVLFLINHPVVDGVVMAVIVLTTVYSGAEYFVQNKDVIDWKDL, encoded by the coding sequence TTGAATACCCCCAACAAACTGACCATGCTCCGGGTGCTTTTGATCCCGGTTTTTCTGGTCGTGCTCTACCTGGGCTTTTCCGGCAGCACATATGTGGCGTTGGTCATCTTTATTCTGGCGAGCATCACCGACTTTGTGGATGGGCACATTGCGCGGAGCCGCAACCTGGTGACCGACTTCGGAAAGTTTATGGACCCCCTGGCCGACAAGCTGCTGGTGATGGCGGCGCTGGTGTGGTTCGTGGCGCTGGGGCGTTTTCCGGCCTGGGCGCTGCTGATCGTCATCGCCCGGGAGTTCGCCGTCACAGCCCTGCGGCTGGTGGCGGTGGAGGGGGGCAAGGTCATCGCTGCCGGCTGGTCGGGCAAGGTGAAGACCGCGTCCACCATGGTAGGCATCTGCGTGCTCTTTTTGATTAATCACCCGGTGGTGGACGGCGTGGTGATGGCGGTTATCGTCCTTACCACCGTATACTCCGGGGCGGAGTATTTCGTTCAGAATAAGGATGTTATCGACTGGAAGGACCTATAA
- the recA gene encoding DNA strand exchange and recombination protein with protease and nuclease activity (Evidence 2a : Function of homologous gene experimentally demonstrated in an other organism; PubMedId : 7934905; Product type e : enzyme) — MADKKKSTVEAAAPASDKKKALETAMAQIERSYGKGSIMRLGENTGVVVEAIPTGSLSLDLALGIGGVPKGRIIEIYGPESSGKTTLALHVVAEAQKRGGEVAFIDAEHALDPTYARALGVDIESMLISQPDTGEQGLEICEALVRSGAIDVVVVDSVAALVPRAEIEGDMGDSHVGLLARLMSQALRKLAGSIAKTNCIVIFINQLREKVGVMYGNPEVTTGGRALKFYASVRIDVRRIEALKSGSEIVGNRTRAKIVKNKVAPPFREAEFDIMYGEGISKIGELVDLGTKLDLVQKSGSWFAMGDLRLGQGRDASKQFLKDNPEIADKLEADIRANAYKLMSSQAKAAARAAGRAVDVSADDFEDGGEE; from the coding sequence ATGGCAGACAAAAAAAAGTCCACCGTAGAGGCCGCCGCTCCTGCTTCCGATAAGAAAAAAGCATTGGAGACCGCCATGGCCCAGATCGAGCGGTCCTACGGCAAAGGCTCCATCATGCGCCTTGGTGAGAATACGGGCGTGGTGGTGGAGGCCATCCCCACCGGCTCCCTCTCCCTGGATCTCGCGCTGGGCATCGGCGGTGTGCCCAAGGGCCGCATCATCGAGATTTATGGGCCTGAGTCCTCTGGTAAGACCACTCTGGCCCTCCACGTTGTGGCCGAGGCCCAGAAACGGGGCGGCGAGGTGGCATTCATCGACGCAGAGCACGCCCTGGATCCCACCTATGCCCGCGCCTTGGGGGTAGATATTGAGTCTATGCTGATTTCCCAGCCCGACACCGGTGAGCAGGGCCTTGAGATCTGCGAGGCCCTGGTCCGCTCCGGTGCCATTGACGTGGTGGTGGTGGACTCGGTGGCTGCCCTGGTGCCCCGTGCCGAGATCGAGGGCGACATGGGCGACAGCCACGTAGGTCTCCTGGCCCGGCTCATGAGCCAGGCATTGCGTAAGCTGGCGGGCTCCATCGCCAAGACCAACTGTATCGTCATCTTCATCAACCAGCTGCGCGAAAAGGTGGGCGTCATGTACGGCAACCCCGAGGTCACCACCGGCGGCCGGGCGCTGAAGTTCTATGCCTCTGTCCGAATCGATGTGCGCCGGATTGAGGCTCTCAAGAGCGGCAGCGAAATTGTAGGCAACCGTACCCGCGCCAAGATCGTCAAGAATAAGGTGGCCCCCCCCTTCCGAGAGGCCGAGTTCGATATCATGTACGGTGAGGGCATCTCTAAGATCGGCGAGCTGGTGGATCTGGGCACCAAGCTGGACCTGGTGCAGAAGTCGGGCTCCTGGTTCGCAATGGGAGACCTGCGCCTGGGTCAGGGCAGGGACGCGTCAAAGCAGTTCTTGAAGGACAACCCCGAGATTGCCGACAAGCTGGAGGCCGACATCCGGGCTAACGCATACAAGCTCATGTCCAGCCAGGCCAAGGCAGCCGCCCGAGCCGCTGGGCGGGCCGTGGACGTCTCAGCCGACGACTTTGAGGACGGCGGGGAAGAATGA
- a CDS encoding conserved hypothetical protein (Evidence 4 : Homologs of previously reported genes of unknown function), which produces MCTGGKERHIGIAVKSIANLLDRRMHASGGFPSGDHATPMQGRIIKYLYENAKRGDLFQRDLEQYFFIRRSTATGILNLMERDGLIRRESVGYDARLKKLVLTDTALEHHRQFNRLIAENEALMERGLTAEELEQFFAVADKIKKNLE; this is translated from the coding sequence ATGTGCACGGGCGGGAAAGAGCGGCACATCGGCATTGCCGTTAAGTCAATCGCCAATCTGCTGGACCGGCGTATGCACGCCAGCGGCGGTTTTCCGTCCGGCGACCATGCTACCCCCATGCAGGGGCGCATCATCAAGTATCTCTATGAGAACGCCAAGCGGGGGGACCTCTTTCAGCGGGACCTGGAGCAGTACTTCTTCATTCGCCGGTCCACCGCCACGGGCATCCTCAATCTGATGGAGCGGGACGGGTTGATCCGGCGGGAGAGCGTGGGGTATGACGCGCGGCTGAAGAAATTGGTGCTCACCGACACGGCACTGGAGCACCACCGTCAGTTCAACAGGCTCATTGCGGAGAACGAGGCACTGATGGAGAGGGGATTGACGGCGGAGGAGCTGGAACAGTTTTTCGCCGTGGCGGACAAGATAAAAAAGAATCTCGAGTAA
- the cysE gene encoding Serine acetyltransferase: protein MTRLGETLRAYQMRDPAARSRVEIFLLYPGVHAIIYHRLAHWLYKRGLRFLARAVSQWSRFWTGIEIHPGATIGRRFVIDHGMGIVIGETAEVGDDVLLYQGVTLGGTGKDQGKRHPTIGNHVMIGSGAKVLGPFTVGDYARIAANAVVLTEVPPDATAVGVPARVVRVAGERVDYCGEMDQVNVTDPVKKELQALSSRLEWLEQYMDEQARSKNL, encoded by the coding sequence ATGACAAGGTTAGGAGAGACCCTGCGGGCCTATCAGATGCGGGACCCGGCGGCCCGGAGCAGGGTGGAGATTTTTCTGCTCTACCCCGGCGTGCACGCCATCATCTACCACCGGCTGGCCCACTGGCTCTATAAGCGCGGGCTGCGTTTCCTGGCCCGGGCGGTTTCTCAGTGGAGCCGGTTTTGGACCGGGATTGAGATCCACCCCGGTGCCACCATCGGGCGGCGGTTCGTCATCGACCACGGCATGGGCATTGTCATTGGAGAGACCGCAGAGGTGGGGGACGATGTGCTGCTCTACCAGGGGGTGACCCTGGGGGGTACTGGCAAGGACCAGGGAAAGCGCCACCCCACCATCGGCAACCACGTGATGATCGGCTCCGGGGCCAAGGTGTTGGGACCGTTCACGGTAGGCGATTATGCCCGCATCGCGGCCAACGCTGTGGTGCTCACCGAGGTGCCGCCTGACGCCACCGCCGTGGGCGTTCCCGCCCGGGTGGTGCGGGTGGCAGGGGAGCGGGTGGACTACTGCGGCGAGATGGACCAGGTTAATGTGACCGACCCTGTGAAGAAGGAACTGCAGGCCCTGTCCTCCCGTCTTGAGTGGCTGGAGCAGTATATGGATGAGCAGGCGCGGAGCAAGAACCTATAG
- the rimO gene encoding Ribosomal protein S12 methylthiotransferase RimO, whose amino-acid sequence MNSYKVAFISLGCAKNLVNTEQMMALCRAAGYTVTGEPEGADVAVLNTCGFIDSAKSEAIRNVLELAELKSAGKLGKLLVAGCLSQRYRDEILEDLPEIDGILGTGSYIDVVPAIEAAMDGDQPTFFGDIDNTEEDGERIVTTPGYTAYLKIAEGCDHRCAYCIIPYLRGRYRSRTMESLLMEAKALADSGVKELIVVAQDITRYGIDLYKEFKLGELLTELCKLPFHWVRLHYLYPDALSDELIEVIAREPKILNYIDIPLQHINDKILRSMRRGSTKVEILSLLSKLRARLPGLVLRTSLIAGLPGEGEMEFEELCAFLREAGIERAGIFQFSPEEGTPAATMENQVDGDTAKRRVELLVELQSGVMDAFNESRLGSTLEVLCEGFDSDMGCYMGRSYADSPDVDGKVFFTAAGVVPAGTFVNVRITGTEDGDLVGEIE is encoded by the coding sequence TTGAACAGCTATAAAGTCGCTTTTATCTCCCTTGGCTGCGCCAAGAATTTAGTAAATACCGAGCAGATGATGGCCCTGTGCCGAGCGGCGGGCTATACCGTCACCGGGGAGCCCGAGGGGGCCGACGTGGCGGTGCTCAACACCTGTGGTTTCATCGACTCAGCAAAGAGCGAGGCTATCCGCAACGTGCTGGAGCTGGCCGAGCTGAAGAGCGCGGGCAAGCTGGGCAAGCTCCTGGTGGCAGGCTGCCTCTCCCAGCGGTACCGGGACGAGATTTTGGAGGATCTGCCTGAGATCGACGGAATTTTGGGCACCGGCAGCTATATCGACGTGGTGCCCGCCATAGAGGCAGCGATGGACGGCGACCAGCCCACCTTCTTCGGCGACATCGACAATACCGAGGAGGACGGGGAGCGGATCGTCACCACCCCCGGCTACACCGCGTACCTGAAGATTGCTGAGGGCTGTGACCATCGGTGCGCTTACTGCATCATCCCCTATCTCCGGGGCCGCTACCGCAGCCGCACGATGGAGTCCCTTCTTATGGAGGCCAAGGCCCTGGCGGACAGCGGCGTGAAGGAACTCATTGTGGTGGCCCAGGACATCACCCGGTACGGCATTGACCTTTACAAGGAGTTTAAGCTGGGGGAGCTACTGACCGAGCTATGCAAGCTGCCGTTTCACTGGGTGCGCCTGCATTACCTCTACCCCGACGCGCTGAGCGACGAGCTCATTGAGGTGATTGCCCGGGAACCCAAGATATTGAACTACATCGACATCCCTCTCCAGCACATCAACGACAAGATTTTGAGGTCTATGCGCCGGGGGAGCACCAAGGTCGAGATTCTATCCTTACTCTCCAAACTGCGCGCACGGCTGCCCGGCCTGGTCCTGCGCACCAGCCTCATCGCCGGGCTGCCCGGCGAGGGGGAGATGGAGTTTGAGGAGCTGTGCGCCTTCCTGCGGGAGGCGGGCATCGAGCGGGCAGGCATCTTCCAGTTCTCCCCGGAGGAGGGGACGCCCGCTGCCACCATGGAAAACCAGGTGGACGGCGACACCGCCAAACGGCGGGTAGAGCTGCTGGTGGAGCTTCAGTCCGGCGTGATGGACGCCTTCAATGAGAGCCGTCTGGGAAGCACTCTGGAGGTCTTGTGTGAGGGCTTTGACAGCGACATGGGCTGCTATATGGGGAGGAGCTACGCCGACTCCCCCGACGTAGATGGGAAGGTTTTCTTTACGGCCGCGGGAGTGGTTCCGGCGGGGACTTTCGTAAACGTGCGCATCACCGGCACCGAGGACGGCGACCTGGTGGGAGAAATCGAGTAG
- a CDS encoding ABC-type multidrug transport system, ATPase and permease components, with protein MNKNQGLPAGQTIKRLMHYVLGQHPWRFGLVVLCILVSAIASVNSTLFIQRLIDDYITPMLLTSAPDFAPLFQALSFMVCLYLTGVVAIYIYNRVMAIIAQSALKSIRDDMFAHMETLPIKYFDTHSYGDVMSYYTNDTDTLRQMLAQSIPQVLNMSISVTAVFIAMLRTSWLLTLVIVIGVAVMFNAAARITGNSGKYFIKQQQSMGKANGYIEEMISGQKVIKVFCHEEEAKAGFDKLNEELCENATQANRFANILMPIMGNIGNLVYVVIAIAGGGIAIAGIGGGLTLGGIAAFLQLTRSFVNPISQLSMQLNSVVMALAGAGRIFSLMDEAGEQDSGYVTLVNARYDHEGNLTEAEGRTGLWAWKYPHNDGSVTYTKLTGDVRFADVDFAYEADKTVLHNVTLYAEPGQKVAFVGATGAGKTTITNLINRFYDIADGKVRYDGININKIRKSDLRRSLGIVLQDVNLFTGTIMDNIRYGNLSATDEECIEAARLAGADDFIRRLPHGYETLVDGSGGSLSQGQMQLLSIARCAVADPPVMILDEATSSIDTRTEAIVQAGMDNLMYGRTVFVIAHRLSTVRNSDAIMVLEHGRIIERGSHADLIAQKGKYYQLYTGAFELE; from the coding sequence ATGAATAAGAACCAGGGCCTCCCCGCCGGGCAGACCATCAAGCGGCTGATGCACTATGTTCTGGGCCAACACCCCTGGAGGTTTGGGCTGGTGGTGCTGTGCATCCTCGTCTCCGCCATCGCAAGCGTCAACTCCACCCTCTTCATCCAGCGGCTGATCGACGACTACATCACCCCTATGCTCCTAACGTCAGCACCTGACTTTGCGCCTCTCTTCCAGGCGCTGAGCTTTATGGTGTGCCTGTACCTCACCGGCGTAGTTGCCATTTATATCTACAACCGCGTCATGGCTATCATCGCGCAGAGCGCGCTCAAGTCCATCCGGGACGACATGTTTGCCCACATGGAGACCCTGCCCATCAAGTACTTCGACACCCACTCCTATGGCGACGTAATGAGCTACTACACCAACGATACCGACACCCTGCGCCAAATGCTGGCCCAGAGCATCCCTCAGGTGTTGAATATGTCCATCAGCGTGACCGCGGTTTTCATTGCCATGCTGCGGACGAGCTGGCTTTTGACTTTGGTGATCGTGATTGGCGTCGCGGTGATGTTCAACGCAGCCGCGCGGATCACCGGCAACTCGGGCAAGTACTTCATCAAGCAGCAGCAGTCCATGGGTAAGGCCAACGGCTATATTGAGGAGATGATCTCGGGCCAGAAGGTCATCAAGGTCTTTTGTCACGAGGAGGAGGCCAAAGCGGGCTTTGACAAGCTCAACGAGGAGCTGTGCGAAAATGCTACCCAGGCGAACCGGTTCGCCAACATCCTCATGCCCATCATGGGCAATATCGGCAACCTCGTCTATGTCGTCATTGCCATCGCGGGCGGCGGCATCGCCATTGCGGGCATCGGCGGTGGGCTGACTCTGGGCGGTATCGCGGCCTTTCTCCAGCTTACCCGCAGCTTTGTAAATCCCATCAGTCAGCTCTCCATGCAGCTCAACAGCGTGGTCATGGCCCTGGCGGGCGCGGGGCGCATCTTCTCCCTCATGGACGAGGCAGGCGAGCAGGACAGCGGCTATGTCACCCTGGTCAACGCCCGATACGACCACGAGGGGAACCTGACCGAGGCGGAGGGGCGCACTGGCCTCTGGGCCTGGAAGTACCCCCACAACGACGGGTCAGTCACCTACACCAAGCTCACCGGCGACGTGCGCTTTGCCGACGTGGACTTTGCCTACGAGGCGGACAAGACGGTGCTCCACAACGTGACACTCTACGCCGAGCCGGGGCAGAAGGTGGCATTCGTGGGTGCCACCGGCGCGGGCAAGACCACCATTACCAACCTCATCAACCGCTTTTACGACATCGCCGACGGCAAGGTTCGGTATGACGGCATTAACATCAACAAGATCAGGAAGAGCGACCTGCGCCGCAGTCTGGGCATCGTCCTCCAGGACGTGAACCTCTTCACCGGCACCATCATGGACAACATCCGCTACGGCAACCTCTCCGCCACCGATGAGGAGTGTATTGAGGCCGCCAGGCTGGCCGGGGCGGACGATTTCATCCGCCGCCTGCCTCACGGGTATGAGACGCTGGTAGACGGCTCGGGCGGGAGCCTGTCCCAAGGGCAGATGCAGCTCCTCTCCATCGCGCGCTGTGCCGTAGCCGACCCGCCGGTGATGATCCTGGATGAGGCCACCAGCTCCATCGACACCCGGACCGAGGCCATCGTACAGGCGGGTATGGATAATCTCATGTACGGGCGCACCGTCTTTGTTATTGCCCACCGGCTTTCCACCGTCCGCAATTCGGACGCCATCATGGTGCTGGAGCATGGGCGCATCATTGAGCGGGGCAGCCACGCCGACCTCATTGCCCAGAAGGGAAAGTACTACCAGCTCTACACCGGGGCATTTGAGCTGGAGTAG